One genomic segment of Ricinus communis isolate WT05 ecotype wild-type chromosome 5, ASM1957865v1, whole genome shotgun sequence includes these proteins:
- the LOC8259221 gene encoding uncharacterized protein YNL011C isoform X2 has translation MAKPSMGPPIIKGNPSTPFLFPSFSKSKSKRLVPMATASASSPRPNQPSLLVFSGGTAFNGVVEELKKLTTRVAHVLPVSDDGGSTAEIVRVLGGPAVGDIRSRCLRLSDQSTCEALAVRTLLGHRLPLDAPLAKLEWYDIVEGEHPLWTGVSRPYRETIQAFLVYFQNEILRRHNESFCFSNGSIGNFFFAGARIFFQSLDAAIFLFSRVSDIPTESLVLPVISTNDRLTLGCELWDGTIIRGQNEISHPTGGIMQPVNKGCSSVPALPSRIKRVFYMSSEGGNLLHEVFPLVNSAVLDQLSNVDCIVYAMGSLFTSVCPSLVLRSIGEIISSRTCPKVLLLNGTRDRETSDFSASCFVTAITDALNRKYGDPHNCLENSPSQYINTLLVPKEGEIPIDAHCLATQGIFNVIFVDSIRDPKVGVIFNPNSLINALANVVAKYMSTNDIMEG, from the exons ATGGCTAAGCCATCTATGGGGCCTCCAATAATTAAAGGAAATCCAAGTACTCCCTTTTTATTCCCTTCCttttcaaaatccaaatctAAACGACTTGTCCCCATGGCAACTGCTTCGGCTTCCAGCCCCAGGCCCAATCAGCCTTCTCTTCTCGTCTTCTCAG GTGGTACTGCATTTAATGGAGTTGTGGAAGAGCTTAAGAAATTAACCACACGTGTTGCTCATGTTCTCCCTGTTTCTGATGATGGAGGCAGTACTGCTGAGATTGTTCGTGTTCTTG GTGGTCCTGCCGTTGGAGACATAAGGTCTAGATGTTTAAGATTGTCTGACCAAAGTACTTGTGAGGCTCTTGCTGTTCGAACGTTGCTTGGTCACCGTTTACCTCTTGATGCTCCTCTTGCCAAATTAGAATG GTATGACATTGTGGAAGGAGAACACCCTTTATGGACTGGTGTATCAAGACCGTACAGAGAAACAATTCAAGCTTTTCTCGTTTATTTCCAAAATGAG ATCCTCCGTCGGCACAATGAATCATTTTGCTTTAGTAATGGCAG CATagggaattttttttttgcaggAGCACGGATATTTTTTCAGTCTTTAGATGCTgcaatatttttgttttcacGTGTTTCAGATATTCCCACAGAAAGTTTGGTCCTCCCCGTGATCTCAACAAACGACAGGCTTACATTAGGATGTGAATTATGG GACGGGACCATTATACGAGGTCAGAATGAAATTTCTCATCCAACCGGTGGTATCATGCAACCAGTCAATAAG GGATGTTCTTCAGTTCCAGCACTTCCTTCAAGAATAAAGAGGGTGTTCTACATGTCAAGCGAGGGTGGAAATTTGCTTCATGAG GTCTTTCCCCTCGTTAACTCAGCTGTACTGGATCAATTGAGTAATGTGGATTGCATTGTCTATGCTATGGGGTCTCTCTTTACTTCAGTTTGTCCATCGCTG GTGTTACGTAGCATTGGAGAAATCATCTCTTCAAGAACCTGTCCCAAG GTACTTTTGCTGAACGGGACCCGTGATCGAGAAACAAGTGACTTCTCTGCTTCTTGCTTTGTAACTGCCATTACAGATGCCTTAAATAGAAAGTATGGAGATCCCCATAATTGTCTAGAAAACTCT CCAAGCCAGTATATTAATACACTTCTAGTGCCCAAAGAAGGTGAGATTCCCATAGATGCTCACTGCTTGGCGACCCAAGGAATCTTTAATGTG ATCTTTGTTGACTCTATTCGTGATCCCAAAGTTGGTGTAATATTTAACCCAAATTCATTGATAAATGCACTGGCGAATGTGGTTGCCAAATACATGAGCACAAATGATATTATGGAGGGTTAA